One window of Plasmodium relictum strain SGS1 genome assembly, chromosome: 14 genomic DNA carries:
- a CDS encoding clathrin heavy chain, putative gives MNQNNPLSVALADNLTNYNIQNESFRLGNVSIEGDKYICVKENVNDNTQVVVINLHNKSNSRKYMKAESVIIHPNDPILALRGTIKNVNTVFLQVFNIETKEKICSLNLNEYMNYWKWINNDTIAIVCEKNIYHWNIDIYNSKKNKENNNLVKIFEKAQVFIDNNSQILHYATDKEIKWCILCGISTQDQGKSIDGYMQLYSCEKKMHQTIEGFIGCFGSLIFDNWDLKPMFCFIEKKKNSNTSRLHLVDIYNNKTEGTTPYKIVKEINLTNENLNDFPIYISINTLQGVIYVVTKCSYVYIFDEGTLSLIMKEKISEDNIFICCESKNGEGIYAVNKKGKIYYITVNYLHLINYLKLSNMEFKDKIIKNFCFKYGYPGCDYISVYKKCINEMDFKKASKIICLMKNTKIYEEYSNSISEAILIMNKKKADIRITPPLRTQQVLNSFKSFKNTSGQLSPLLLYFSVLLEYDKLNSYESIELVKPVVLQKKKEYLEKWIKDDKLTYSEELGDLVKVLDLRLALNIYLRCDSHNKIISTYCLLNMFNNVSSYINNFKQFNFDYVNIFIDIINYEFPFSTDKETSSTGDLSNSSKNETMDFFNDSSNTNDSKQNKSSNSEIAVQYIKCLCENNIQFDINRIVDYLLSKKKLQEATSILIDYLKDNKPEHKNLQTKLFEFNLYNNVQVAETLFQMDIFTYYDKNKIAYICEEKGLYQRALENYTNLSDIKRVINKSTCFQKNGSINNAFDNNNMPINKGISTEWIKNYFSTLSDTVCQDILFDLMKGSKINMEVIISICVQYYNKIGIRKIISKFEENKNYEGIFYFVSSILNELPNLTNKSNEDLSNNNTLSYNNINNDNSSVLLNSEITTPYKQTSYNLKIEDIHYIMFKYIEACVKINNIQELDRICKDKNAKYNPEQIKNFLKDCKLSDPRPLIYVCDIHNYIEELAEYLYKNSLLKYIEVYVIKVNPDNAYKVIGVLLDLDASEDFLLNILNNIKNISNIGNLIEIAEKRNRLKLLLPWLESRANEGYENIELHNALAKIYIDLNKDPENFLKTNNFYDKKMIGRYCEDLDPHLAYTAYERSNGECDEELINITSKNGLFKLQARYLVSRQSVDLWKIVLDESNKYRKNVIDQVIGSTLIESNNADEITVTVKAFIEKKLSSELIELLEKIVLHNSEFSDNKNLQNLLILTAIKSDSKKVMEYINRLDNFSGPQIASIAYDYKLREEAFVIYKKFNCYTSAISVLLDSILYDNRKNKNRNELSSDTSLDNNKENMFLSKNDNDNDEYLNHFSEYDHHDKNDNDGLRNKNNLNFDRNNDDNEENESTLDATSFEDDLNRAIEFAQKCNNNDVWFILGKAQLKLNKIIDAIDSFVKSNNPESYKEVIEKCIQNNYYEHLITYLNTLREQNSLKDVLVDSELLYAYAKLKKTTEMTKFINSTNSANLQLIGDRLYKEQEYEVAKILYSNIPNNQKLTICYLRLKEYSLAIEAAKKAKSLKTWKEVNFICVKEKQLKYAHTAGLQLIMHADHLDEIIKIYEKKKYINELMSLLENGLNNERAHVGIYTELGILYAKYKPEKLMEFIRNYANKINTRKLIDICQNEYLLKEAVYLYISYDEYNLAVDTIIKHSPTAYTSDTFMQVIHKVTNSDIIHKVIDFYIEEHPLSLYNLLKILENKIDNNRLVQTLKKSNNLPLIQKYLEDIQVQNITAVNETLNEIYLQNDDYISLRNSIDEYDNFNQTNLINKLENHKLPEMRRIAALLYKKNKKYKEAINLSKKEEQYKDAIEIARVSKNNLYIEDLINYFIEIKNKEAFCACLIVCYDLLKPDYILEIVWSSGFTDQAMLYFIQIVSDYTNQIDIMKKQIEDIQKEKKMNKSAPNDYSAASISNQFSYSLNNNLSIMPPQNNYLSNNSQFDKYDMFNNNTHF, from the coding sequence ATGAATCAAAATAATCCATTATCTGTTGCACTTGCTGATAATTTGactaattataatattcaaaATGAATCATTTCGCCTAGGAAATGTTTCTATTGAAggagataaatatatatgtgttAAAGAAAATGTAAATGACAATACACAAGTAGTAGTCATAAATTtacataataaaagtaattcTCGTAAATATATGAAAGCCGAAAGCGTTATTATCCATCCAAATGATCCAATACTAGCATTAAGAGGCactataaaaaatgttaatacTGTTTTTTTACaagtttttaatatagaaactaaggaaaaaatatgttctttaaatttaaatgaatatatgaattattGGAAATGGATAAATAACGATACCATTGCTATTGTttgtgaaaaaaatatatatcacTGGAATATAGATAtttataattcaaaaaaaaataaagaaaacaataatttagtaaaaatatttgaaaaagCACAAGTTTTTATTGATAACAATTCACAAATATTGCATTATGCAAcagataaagaaataaagtGGTGTATTTTATGTGGAATATCAACTCAAGATCAGGGAAAAAGTATAGATGGTTATATGCAACTTTATTcatgtgaaaaaaaaatgcatcaAACCATCGAAGGATTCATAGGATGTTTTGGCTCATTAATTTTTGATAACTGGGACTTAAAACCAATGTTTTgttttattgaaaaaaaaaaaaattcaaatacaTCAAGGCTGCATCTagtagatatatataataacaaGACTGAAGGAACTACTCCATATAAAATTgttaaagaaattaatttaacgaatgaaaatttaaatgattttcCTATCTATATCAGTATAAACACTTTACAAGGGGTGATTTATGTGGTTACTAAATGCagttatgtatatatatttgatgaAGGTACACTAAGTTTGATTATGAAAGAAAAGATTAGTGaagataatatttttatttgctgCGAAAGTAAAAATGGAGAAGGTATTTATgctgtaaataaaaaaggaaaaatttattatatcacagtaaattatttacatttaataaattatttgaaattaTCCAACATGGAATTTAAAGACAAGATTATAAAAAACTTTTGTTTTAAATATGGATATCCTGGTTGTGACTATATATCCGTTTACAAAAAATGTATCAATGAAATGGATTTCAAAAAAGCATCAAAAATTATATGCCTAATGAAAAATACTAAAATTTATGAAGAATACTCTAATTCTATATCAGAAGctattttaattatgaataaaaaaaaggcgGACATTAGAATTACTCCTCCTTTAAGAACACAGCAAGTGTTAAATagttttaaatcatttaaaaatacatcAGGTCAATTATCTCCtcttcttctttatttttctgttttattagaatatgataaattaaattccTATGAGTCTATTGAACTAGTGAAGCCTGTTGttttgcaaaaaaaaaaggaatatttGGAAAAATGGATAAAAGATGACAAATTAACGTACTCAGAAGAATTAGGAGATTTAGTTAAAGTGTTAGATTTGCGTTTAgcattaaatatttatttaagatGTGATTctcataataaaataatttctaCTTATTGTCTTTTAAATATGTTTAATAATGTATCGAGttacataaataattttaaacaatttaattttgattatgtaaatatatttatcgATATAATTAACTATGAATTTCCATTTAGTACTGATAAGGAGACAAGTTCTACTGGGGATTTAAGCAATTCTTCAAAAAATGAAACGATggatttttttaatgatagtAGCAATACTAATGACAGTAAACAAAACAAAAGTAGTAATAGTGAAATAGCCGTTCAATATATAAAGTGTTTATGTGAAAATAACATTCAATTTGATATCAATAGAATAGTTGATTATTTATtgagtaaaaaaaaattacaggAAGCTACATCTATATTAAtagattatttaaaagataataaaccagaacataaaaatttacaaacaaaattatttgaatttaaCTTGTATAACAATGTTCAAGTAGCAGAAACTTTATTTCAAATGGATATTTTTACGTATTatgataaaaacaaaatagcTTATATATGTGAAGAAAAAGGATTGTATCAAAGAGCATTAGAGAATTACACCAATTTAAGTGATATAAAAAGAGTTATTAACAAATCTACTTGCTTTCAAAAAAATGGAAGTATTAATAATGCctttgataataataatatgccTATAAATAAAGGAATATCTACTGAAtggataaaaaattatttttctacaCTAAGTGATACGGTTTGTCAAGATATATTATTTGACTTGATGAAAGGAAGTAAAATAAACATGGAAGTTATCATTTCTATTTGCGTGCagtattataataaaataggaataagaaaaattattagtaaatttgaagaaaataaaaattatgaagggattttttattttgttagttctattttaaatgaattaccAAATTTAACAAATAAAAGCAATGAAGATttatcaaataataatacattatcttataataatataaataatgataattctTCCGTCTTACTTAATTCTGAAATCACAACTCCATATAAGCAGACatcttataatttaaaaatagaagataTTCATTATATTATGTTTAAATATATTGAGGCATgtgtaaaaataaacaacATCCAAGAGTTGGATAGAATTTGCAAAGATAAAAATGCAAAATACAATCctgaacaaataaaaaattttctaaaagATTGTAAGTTATCAGATCCACGCCCATTAATATATGTATGTGATATTCATAATTATATTGAAGAATTAGcagaatatttatataaaaatagtttattaaaatatattgaagTATATGTAATAAAAGTTAATCCTGATAATGCGTATAAAGTTATAGGGGTTTTGCTAGACTTGGATGCTTCTGAagattttcttttaaatatattaaataatataaaaaatatatccaATATAGGAAATTTAATAGAAATAGCAGAAAAAAGAAATCGACTTAAGTTATTGCTTCCTTGGCTTGAAAGTAGAGCAAATGAAGGTTATGAAAATATCGAATTACACAATGCTTTagctaaaatatatatagatttaaataaagatcCAGAgaactttttaaaaacaaataatttttatgataaGAAAATGATAGGCAGGTATTGCGAGGATCTAGATCCTCACTTAGCATATACTGCTTATGAAAGATCCAATGGAGAGTGCGATGAAGAACTTATTAATATAACAAGTAAAAACGgactttttaaattacaagcAAGATATTTAGTTTCAAGACAATCTGTTGATCTTTGGAAAATCGTCTTGGATgaatcaaataaatatagaaaaaatgtaATTGATCAAGTTATAGGATCTACCCTTATTGAATCAAATAATGCAGACGAAATTACTGTAACCGTAAAAGcatttattgaaaaaaaattaagtagtGAGTTAATtgaattattagaaaaaatagttTTACATAATAGTGAATTCagtgataataaaaatttacaaaatcttttaattttaactgCTATTAAATCAGATTCAAAAAAGGTTATGGAATATATTAATCGTCTTGATAATTTTTCAGGTCCTCAAATTGCTTCTATTGCTTATGATTACAAACTAAGAGAAGAAGCATttgttatttataaaaaatttaattgcTATACCTCTGCTATTTCAGTTTTACTAGATAGTATTTTATAtgataatagaaaaaataaaaacagaaATGAATTATCCAGTGATACTTCtttagataataataaagaaaacatgtttttaagtaaaaatgaCAATGATAATGACgaatatttaaatcatttttctGAATATGATCACcatgataaaaatgataacgATGGAttgagaaataaaaataacttaaattTTGATAGaaataatgatgataatgaagaaaatgaatcCACATTAGATGCAACAAGTTTTGAAGACGATTTAAATAGAGCAATTGAATTTGCacaaaaatgtaataataatgatgtaTGGTTCATATTAGGTAAGGcacaattaaaattaaacaaaATTATTGATGCTATTGATAGCTTTGTGAAATCAAATAATCCAGAATCTTATAAAGAAGTTATAGAAAAATGTATACAgaataattattatgaaCATTTAATAACATATTTAAACACCTTAAGAGAACAAAATTCATTGAAAGATGTTTTGGTAGATTCGGAATTATTATATGCTTAtgctaaattaaaaaaaacaacaGAAATGACAAAATTTATTAACAGTACCAACTCAGCCAACTTGCAACTAATAGGTGATAGATTGTATAAAGAACAAGAATATGAAGTAGCTAAAATTCTATATAGCAACATTCCTAACAATCAGAAATTGACTATTTGTTATTTAagattaaaagaatattccTTAGCCATAGAAGCAGCTAAAAAAGCAAAAAGTCTTAAAACGTGGAAAGAAGTAAATTTCATATgtgtaaaagaaaaacaacTAAAATATGCACACACTGCTGGTTTACAATTAATTATGCATGCAGATCATTTAGATGaaattatcaaaatatatgaaaaaaaaaaatacataaatgaATTAATGAGCTTATTAGAAAATggattaaataatgaaagagCGCATGTTGGAATATACACAGAATTAGGTATTTTATATGCAAAGTATAAACCTGAAAAATTAATGGAATTCATAAGAAATTATgctaataaaattaatactaGAAAATTAATTGATATATGtcaaaatgaatatttattaaaagaagctgtttatttatatatttcttatgaTGAATACAATTTAGCTGTTGATACAATTATTAAGCATTCTCCTACTGCTTATACATCGGATACATTTATGCAAGTTATTCACAAAGTAACAAATAGCGATATTATACATAAAGTCATTGATTTTTATATTGAGGAACATCCGTTAAGCTTatataacttattaaaaattttagaaaataaaattgacaATAACAGATTGGTTCAAACTTTGAAAAAATCTAATAATTTGCCattaatacaaaaatatcTAGAAGACATACAAGTACAAAATATTACAGCTGTTAACGAAACcttaaatgaaatttatttGCAAAATGATGATTACATCAGTTTAAGAAATTCTATTGATGAATACGACAATTTTAACCAAACCAAcctaattaataaattagaaaatcATAAACTTCCAGAAATGAGGAGAATTGCtgctttattatataaaaaaaacaaaaagtataaagaagcaattaatttatcaaaaaaagaagaacAATATAAGGATGCAATAGAAATAGCTAGAgtatcaaaaaataatttatatatagaggatttaataaattacttCATTGAAATCAAGAATAAAGAAGCATTTTGTGCCTGTTTGATTGTATgttatgatttattaaaaccAGATTACATATTAGAGATTGTTTGGTCTAGTGGATTTACTGATCAAGCTATGTTGTATTTCATTCAAATTGTTAGTGATTACACAAATCAAATAGATATTATGAAAAAGCAGATAGAAGAtatacaaaaagaaaaaaagatgaataaATCAGCTCCTAATGACTATTCTGCTGCATCAATATCAAATCAATTTAgttattcattaaataataatttatctatCATGCCACctcaaaataattatttatcaaATAACTCACAATTTGATAAATATGACatgtttaataataatacacatttttaa
- the ATPase2 gene encoding aminophospholipid-transporting P-ATPase, putative yields MSKHFKKSFKLFKRNNEQADEIKININSANKKHCNNSVITSKYTIFNFIFLNIYEQFHKISNVYFFFIGILQAIPQFTATNGIPTVFFPLLIVLIANAIKDAYEDWNRHKTDKIENNRICYVITNDETNVDNCNISENKLCKLKNFLIRKKKKVKYTESNIGEGTFTEERSDVNDFMNNCADSFENINGIIKKRWKDINVGDIILSRKSEFFCADILLLSTSDKNGIAFVETSSLDGETNLKVKEANGFLFNILSSDIIEAVEKVKKLKGFILSDIPNKDLSTAYGTIYFQKDEVGISYDNLNKILKSNTEQIESRKKRISSSEISKNHRKIDNMNNGVDRMETLKKLKTDNYLRIPFDSKQFVLRGCKLKNTDWIIGIVIYTGRETKIQMNSTSAIRKTSKLEKLTNKMTIIIWFIQMIICLISAYYNAIIVSSSIKNKFPYLPFNLEEEKTPFTVGVISFFSWVVITGNFVPISLIVTMSFVKVVQAYFISCDENMIHKVQVDHPFGKQKESSDIEKEKLSELSVKQKKKKRNSLLKISGNQNEEDKKYKSKLLDTNFESSNSSSKSVKKNELSRVLTYQENKEKNYIYFNAVPRTSSLIEELGQIEYIFSDKTGTLTCNIMEFKKCAINGISYGKGLTEIKKNILKKKNLEIPDEPVMKSKKKTPNVNIVDGDLLNHLHDINHFNHPHLINFFLHLAINHSVICEKDKDGINTYSSSSPDEEALVNAAKHFDITFLYRKDGKYGISIFGRIYEIDTLASIEFTSQRKMSSIICRIPIFNCCNHGNNNDVNNSNCNYNSVNNCEGVKKYDEIQNEKNTQKRGNSDIYKKNDITTHSKLNEDANNNNNHKISGKCNCKNSKKSKIMLFCKGAGDVILKKLAKKTKIDDITIEYMETYADEGLRTLCIAQRELNEETFAKWYELYKEASLSIKDREQNIEKVAEFIENDLVLQGVTGIEDKLQEGVSSTIEDLRIAGIHIWMLTGDKVETAMNIGVAANLIDNYSVQFVYTEEYVSNENELMKKLDEDILKVEKSLNLPHYDFSDDDERKKCFKINFFKNIFSRKKKKILSLKPDNYKMLMGSFNHVLVVDGSVIDILLNKKFEKKFFYLADKCTSVICGRVSPYQKGAIVSSANRLLKKITLAIGDGANDRNMINKANIGIGIRGQEGVQAFNSSDYGISQFRFLRNLLLVHGRLSYRRISKLVVYMFYKNIVLIFPLFIFGSLSLYSGQKIYYEFLLQVYNVFFTSIPVIIHAILDQDISLNTALEKPFLYKLGIFHYYFNINTFISWVINSLFHGCVVFLIPLYFLSYYNVPSPDGEPYDMWTVGCVTFFLTVLIVNFKILLETYHLNILPIIAVSLSIFSFLLLATSFSFMYFGTSHLLGTVVYLVKSLRFWLVVLLGLFVALSRDYIFKVYKRNFNPEVYHILQEHEDAQDGATDFVEQITRDDFKKEKYKSMRSKSLGYAFSEADPACIQLIRKQDKMI; encoded by the exons atgTCCAAACATTTTAAGAAAtcctttaaattatttaaaagaaataatga aCAAGcagatgaaataaaaataaatataaatagtgcaaataaaaaacattGTAATAATTCCGTTATAACATCAAAATATaccatttttaattttatatttttaaatatatatgagcAATTTCATAAGATATcaaatgtttattttttttttattggtATTTTACAAGCAATACCTCAATTTACAGCAACTAATGGAATACCAACCGTTTTTTTCCCATTATTAATTGTTCTGATTGCTAATGCTATTAAAGATGCTTACGAAGATTGGAATAGACACAAAActgataaaatagaaaataatagaatTTGTTATGTTATAACAAATGATGAAACAAACGTAGATAACTGTAATATAAGcgaaaataaattatgtaaattaaagaattttcttattagaaaaaaaaaaaaagtaaagtaCACCGAAAGTAATATAGGTGAAGGAACATTTACTGAGGAAAGATCTGATGTAAATGATTTTATGAATAATTGTGCAGATAGTTTTGAGAATATTAATgggattattaaaaaaagatggAAAGATATAAATGTTGGtgatataattttaagtAGAAAATCAGAATTTTTTTGTGCGGATATATTACTACTAAGTACGAGCGATAAAAATGGAATAGCATTTGTCGAAACATCAAGCTTGGATGGGGAAACCaatttaaaagtaaaagaaGCAAATgggtttttatttaatatattaagttCTGATATAATTGAAGCAGttgaaaaagtaaaaaaattaaagggTTTTATTTTGAGTGACATACCTAATAAAGACTTGTCGACTGCATATGGTactatttattttcaaaaagaTGAAGTGGGCATATCATATGATAatctaaataaaatattaaaaagcaATACAGAGCAAATAGAATCACGAAAAAAACGAATATCAAGTTCAGAAATAAGCAAAAATCATAGAAAAATAGATAATATGAATAACGGAGTTGATAGAATggaaactttaaaaaaattaaaaacagataattatttaagaaTACCTTTTGATTCAAAACAGTTTGTATTAAGAGGctgtaaattaaaaaatacagaTTGGATAATCGGAATAGTTATATATACAGGAAGAGAAACAAAAATACAAATGAATTCCACCAGTGCAATTAGAAAAACAAGTAAACTAGAAAAGTTAACAAATAAAATGACAATAATTATTTGGTTTATTCAAATGATTATTTGTTTGATATCAGCATATTACAACGCTATAATTGTCAGTTcatcaataaaaaataagtttCCATATTTACCTTTTAAtttagaagaagaaaaaacaCCATTTACTGTTGGtgttatatcttttttttcatggGTAGTTATAACTGGTAATTTTGTCCCCATAAGTTTAATTGTTACAATGAGTTTTGTTAAAGTTGTTCAGGCTTATTTTATATCATGTGATGAGAATATGATTCATAAGGTCCAAGTGGATCATCCTTTTGGAAAACAAAAGGAAAGTTCAGATATagagaaagaaaaattaagtgAATTAAGtgtaaaacaaaaaaaaaaaaaaagaaatagctTACTAAAAATATCGGGAAACcaaaatgaagaagataaaaaatataaaagtaaattatTAGATACTAATTTTGAATCTTCCAATAGCTCATCAAAAagtgttaaaaaaaatgaattatcaAGAGTTTTAACATATCAAgaaaacaaagaaaaaaattacatatattttaatgcTGTACCAAGAACATCAAGTTTAATCGAAGAATTAGGACAAATCGAATATATCTTTTCAGATAAAACAGGAACCTTGACTTGCAATATCAtggaatttaaaaaatgtgcAATTAATGGTATTTCTTATGGAAAGGGTTTAACagaaatcaaaaaaaatattttaaaaaaaaaaaatttagaaatcCCTGATGAACCTGTTATGAaatcaaaaaagaaaacaccTAACGTAAATATTGTGGACGGCGACTTATTAAATCATTTACATGATATAAATCATTTTAATCATCCTCAtttaataaacttttttcttcatttggCTATTAATCACTCAGTTATTTGTGAAAAAGACAAAGATGGAATTAATACTTATTCATCAAGTAGCCCAGATGAAGAAGCATTAGTAAATGCAGCAAAACATTTTGATATTACCTTTTTATATAGAAAAGACGGTAAATATGGAATAAGTATATTTGGAAGAATATATGAAATCGATACTTTAGCATCTATTGAATTTACAAGTCAAAGAAAAATGAGTAGTATTATTTGTAGAATACcaatttttaattgttgTAATCAtggaaataataatgatgttaataatagtaattgTAATTACAATAGTGTTAATAATTGTGAGGGAGTAAAAAAGTATGATGAAATTCAAAACGAAAAAAATACGCAAAAAAGAGGAAATagtgatatatataaaaaaaatgatataacaACTCAttctaaattaaatgaagatgctaataataataataatcataAAATTAGTGGAAAATGTAATTGTAAAAATAGCAAGAAATCTAAAATAATGTTATTTTGTAAAGGTGCTGGAGatgttatattaaaaaaattggcaaaaaagacaaaaataGATGACATAACTATTGAATACATGGAAACATATGCTGATGAAGGATTAAGAACATTGTGCATTGCACAAAGAgaattaaatgaagaaacaTTTGCAAAATGgtatgaattatataaagagGCTTCTCTTAGTATAAAAGATAGAGAACAAAACATAGAAAAGGTAGCTGAGTTTATTGAAAATGATTTGGTATTACAAGGTGTTACAGGCATAGAAGATAAGCTACAAGAAGGAGTTAGCTCTACTATTGAAGATTTAAGAATTGCAGGAATTCATATATGGATGTTGACTGGTGATAAAGTTGAAACAGCAATGAATATTGGTGTTGCAGCAAATTTAATAGATAATTATTCAGTACAATTTGTATACACAGAAGAATATGtttcaaatgaaaatgaattaatgaaaaaattagacGAAGATATTTTGAAAGTTGAAAAGTCTTTAAATTTGCCACATTATGATTTTAGTGATGATGATGAgagaaagaaatgttttaaaattaacttttttaaaaatatcttttccagaaagaagaaaaaaattttatcattaaagCCAGATAACTATAAGATGCTAATGGGTTCATTCAATCACGTTCTAGTTGTTGATGGCAGTGTTAttgatatattattaaataaaaaattcgaaaaaaaatttttttatttagcaGACAAATGCACTTCCGTTATATGTGGTAGAGTTAGCCCATATCAGAAAGGAGCTATTGTGTCATCTGCAAAcagattattaaaaaaaattactttgGCAATAGGAGATGGAGCAAATGATCGTAATATGATTAACAAAGCAAATATAGGAATAGGAATTAGAGGGCAAGAGGGAGTTCAAGCATTTAATTCTTCTGATTATGGTATTAGCCAATTTCGTTTTTTGAGAAATTTATTACTAGTGCATGGTAGGTTATCTTATAGAAGAATAAGTAAACTGGTggtatatatgttttataaaaatattgttttaatttttccattatttatttttggtTCTCTCTCGTTATATTCAGggcaaaaaatatattatgaatttttattgCAAGTatataatgtattttttacttCCATTCCGGTTATAATTCATGCTATATTAGATCAGGATATTAGTTTAAATACAGCATTAGAAAAACCCTTTTTGTATAAATTAggaatttttcattattattttaatattaacaCTTTTATTTCGTGGGTTATTAATAGCCTTTTTCATGGATGtgttgtttttttaatacctttgtattttttatcttattaTAATGTTCCAAGTCCCGATGGGGAACCATATGATATGTGGACAGTTGGATGcgttactttttttttaacagtTTTGattgttaattttaaaattttgttaGAAACATATCATTTGAATATATTACCTATAATTGCTGTTTCTTTGAGCATATTCTCATTTCTCCTTTTAGCTActtctttttcctttatgTATTTTGGAACTAGTCATTTATTAGGAACCGTTGTATATCTAGTTAAATCACTTCGTTTTTGGCTAGTTGTTTTATTAGGTTTATTTGTTGCTTTATCAAGAGATTACATTTTTAAggtttataaaagaaatttcaATCCAGAAGTTTATCATATATTGCAAGAACac gaAGATGCGCAGGATGGTGCAACTGATTTTGTTGAGCAAATTACCAGAGATGactttaaaaaagaaaaatat aaaagtATGAGATCAAAATCACTAGGATATGCATTTAGTGAAGCCGACCCGGCTTGCATACAATTAATTAGAAAACAAgataaaatgatataa
- the RKIP gene encoding raf kinase inhibitor, putative has protein sequence MTIPTIDELKKEKIIPHIFPNENINLTVEIFVKFKSGKEVNNGEIIDLSGTGSVPRIVKFSEEPPEGFCFVLFMIDPDYPSRKKPEGKEYVHWVVSGIKSKELKKGTGKNCITLLPYVGPSIKKGTGLHRISFITLLIKEEYKENITGIPIYKGENNISRVKFNNYGSSYKIAEINNMIIVGYNWCLIEA, from the coding sequence ATGACAATACCAACAAtagatgaattaaaaaaagaaaagattaTACCACACATTTTtccaaatgaaaatataaacttAACTGTAGAaatatttgtaaaatttaaatcagGAAAAGAAGTAAACAATGGAGAAATAATAGATTTATCTGGTACTGGAAGTGTACCAAGAATTGTAAAATTTTCAGAAGAACCTCCAGAGggtttttgttttgttttgtttatgATTGATCCTGATTATCCCTCTAGAAAAAAACCTGAAGGAAAAGAATATGTTCATTGGGTTGTATCTGGTATAAAatcaaaagaattaaaaaaaggaacAGGAAAAAACTGTATTACCTTATTACCATATGTAGGACCATCTATTAAAAAAGGTACAGGGTTGCACAGAATTAGCTTTATtactttattaataaaagaagaatataaagaaaacaTTACAGGTATACCTATTTATAAAggtgaaaataatataagtaGAGTGAAATTTAACAATTACGGATCTTCTTATAAAATTGCTGAAATCAATAATATGATAATTGTAGGATATAATTGGTGTCTAATAGAAgcatga